The Chryseobacterium nakagawai genome has a segment encoding these proteins:
- a CDS encoding D-2-hydroxyacid dehydrogenase family protein, with the protein MKITILDDYQHVIEKLDCFKILKDQNVEILHNTEKNVKILAEKLKDSDIIVLTRERTAINEKLISLLPNLKLISQTGKISNHLNLSDCTKYQIAVAEGIGSPIAPAELTWALLLNTVRQIPNAMEEMKNGKWQTNIGSTIHGKTIGIWGYGKIGQRIAQYAKVFGAKVIVWGSESSKAKAIEHGFKKANSKEDFFKDADIVTLHLRLNESTYGIVKESDLLQMKDNSILINAARAELIEKGKLLKSLKAGKPSYAGVDVYEEEPIYDKNYELLKLPNVICTPHLGYVEKSSYELYFRNAFENVLNFINGKPTNIANPEVLESL; encoded by the coding sequence ATGAAAATTACAATTTTAGACGATTACCAACATGTAATAGAAAAGCTTGACTGCTTTAAAATTTTGAAAGATCAGAACGTTGAGATTCTTCATAACACCGAAAAAAATGTAAAAATACTGGCAGAAAAGCTAAAAGACTCTGACATTATTGTTTTAACCCGCGAAAGAACTGCAATAAATGAAAAGCTAATTTCATTGCTGCCGAATTTGAAATTAATTAGTCAGACCGGGAAAATATCTAACCATCTAAATTTATCTGATTGCACAAAATATCAAATCGCTGTCGCTGAAGGAATAGGCTCCCCTATTGCACCGGCAGAATTAACATGGGCACTATTGCTTAATACCGTAAGGCAAATTCCAAATGCAATGGAAGAAATGAAAAATGGGAAATGGCAAACAAATATTGGCTCTACAATCCATGGAAAAACCATAGGAATATGGGGGTATGGAAAAATTGGTCAGCGCATTGCTCAATATGCCAAGGTTTTTGGCGCCAAAGTAATAGTTTGGGGAAGCGAATCGTCAAAAGCAAAAGCCATTGAACATGGTTTTAAGAAGGCAAATTCAAAAGAAGACTTTTTTAAAGATGCTGATATTGTGACACTACATCTTCGTCTAAATGAAAGTACATACGGCATAGTAAAAGAATCTGACTTACTGCAAATGAAAGATAATTCTATTTTGATTAATGCCGCCAGAGCAGAATTGATCGAAAAAGGAAAATTATTAAAGAGTTTAAAAGCCGGAAAACCGTCGTACGCAGGAGTGGACGTTTATGAAGAGGAACCAATCTATGATAAAAATTATGAATTACTTAAGCTCCCTAATGTAATTTGTACTCCTCATTTAGGATATGTTGAAAAAAGCAGTTACGAATTGTATTTTAGAAATGCATTTGAAAATGTCTTGAATTTCATAAATGGGAAACCAACAAACATTGCAAATCCAGAGGTATT
- a CDS encoding alginate export family protein gives MKKHIIITLLISLFAISKAPAQNKISLVRYNDDFTSLKNDTIKKKLDNLKYIKLDNNYFISFGGELREQFQYYDNINFGDVPPTYSNTDVTQLWHRLMLHTDIELGKNFRFFMQLNNTSRFFNNNPVVPEIEENQLSLHQAFAELKLTNWNFRLGFQEIYFGNHRVITVREGPNTRQSFDGLTVKRKFPNGSLDLFAVSKVISKKYVFDDESMHDGLLGIYGTQYLSNKKIGLDYYVINFQSRDRMYNYQSGFENRNTCGIRLFSNFKNANFEFEGAYQTGKFNDLKIEAYNILTDVNVNVFPSKKGIIGFAANLASGDEDNTDNKLNTYNLLYAKPAYGLAAPIGATNMFSVYPYIKINPVQKLNILAEAFFLARNSNQDGTYSPGMIQNRPRVNSLFSSKKKTMGQYYVLETNYQQNSNLSFALDASYFKAGSYPKTTGVGDDILYLSFKTTLKW, from the coding sequence ATGAAAAAACATATAATTATAACTTTGTTAATAAGTTTGTTTGCAATTTCAAAAGCCCCGGCTCAAAACAAAATAAGCCTAGTACGCTACAATGATGATTTTACATCATTGAAAAATGATACTATTAAGAAGAAGTTAGATAATTTAAAATATATTAAACTAGACAACAATTATTTCATTTCGTTCGGAGGTGAATTACGAGAACAGTTCCAATATTATGACAATATCAATTTTGGTGATGTACCGCCAACCTATTCGAATACCGATGTTACACAACTTTGGCATCGTTTAATGTTACATACAGATATCGAGTTGGGCAAAAACTTTAGGTTTTTTATGCAACTGAATAATACGTCACGCTTTTTCAATAACAATCCGGTAGTTCCGGAAATTGAAGAGAACCAGTTGAGCTTACATCAGGCATTTGCCGAATTAAAACTTACAAATTGGAATTTCCGACTAGGATTTCAGGAAATTTATTTTGGAAATCATCGGGTAATTACCGTAAGAGAAGGTCCAAATACAAGACAGTCATTCGACGGGCTTACAGTTAAAAGAAAATTTCCAAACGGATCGCTTGATTTATTTGCAGTATCTAAAGTAATCTCAAAAAAATATGTATTTGATGATGAAAGCATGCATGACGGTCTTTTGGGAATATATGGAACACAATACCTTTCCAACAAAAAAATCGGATTAGATTATTATGTCATAAACTTTCAGTCAAGGGACAGGATGTATAATTATCAATCAGGATTTGAAAATCGTAATACATGTGGAATACGTTTATTTTCAAATTTTAAAAATGCTAATTTCGAATTTGAAGGGGCATATCAAACCGGAAAATTCAATGATCTTAAAATTGAAGCCTACAATATTTTAACAGATGTAAATGTAAATGTATTTCCTTCTAAGAAAGGAATCATAGGATTTGCAGCAAATTTAGCGTCCGGAGACGAAGATAACACCGACAATAAATTGAACACCTACAATCTTCTGTACGCAAAACCAGCATATGGTCTGGCGGCTCCTATTGGTGCGACAAACATGTTTAGTGTATATCCTTATATAAAAATAAATCCGGTTCAAAAGTTAAACATTTTAGCCGAGGCATTTTTCCTTGCAAGGAATAGCAATCAAGACGGTACATATTCTCCCGGTATGATCCAAAACAGACCAAGGGTAAACTCATTATTTAGCTCTAAGAAGAAAACGATGGGCCAGTATTATGTATTGGAAACCAATTATCAGCAAAATAGCAACCTTTCATTTGCTTTAGATGCTTCGTATTTTAAAGCAGGAAGTTATCCAAAAACGACAGGCGTTGGTGATGACATTCTGTATTTATCATTCAAAACCACATTAAAGTGGTAG
- a CDS encoding short chain dehydrogenase — protein MKIIIVGATGTMGTHLVKALENEHEVIKVASKGGDVAADITSTESIENMFKQVGPFDALISTAGPTFVGPWSKLNNETFRNGVEGKMMGQINLVLIGQKYINPKGSFTLITGALTHEPQVNFANASAANGAVEGFVRAASIELENGIRINAVSPTVIEDSPQYFPYFPGEIPTTMRQLEFMFRKSVFGKVTGHIIKP, from the coding sequence ATGAAAATTATCATTGTGGGTGCAACAGGCACTATGGGAACACATTTAGTAAAAGCTCTAGAGAATGAGCATGAAGTAATTAAAGTTGCTTCAAAAGGAGGTGATGTCGCCGCCGACATTACTTCAACTGAATCAATTGAAAATATGTTCAAACAAGTGGGTCCGTTTGACGCATTAATTTCAACTGCCGGTCCAACGTTTGTAGGTCCGTGGAGCAAACTAAACAATGAGACCTTCAGAAATGGTGTTGAAGGTAAAATGATGGGGCAGATTAATCTCGTATTGATTGGTCAGAAATACATTAATCCGAAAGGATCATTTACATTAATTACTGGTGCATTAACTCATGAACCACAAGTGAATTTTGCAAATGCTTCCGCCGCTAACGGAGCTGTAGAAGGATTTGTAAGAGCTGCTTCTATCGAATTGGAAAACGGTATCCGTATTAATGCAGTAAGTCCTACAGTAATTGAAGATTCACCCCAATACTTCCCTTACTTCCCTGGAGAAATTCCAACGACAATGAGACAACTGGAATTTATGTTCAGAAAAAGTGTATTCGGAAAAGTAACCGGACATATTATCAAACCATAA
- a CDS encoding NAD(P)/FAD-dependent oxidoreductase yields MKTKTKQFDVIIIGGSYSGLAAAMALGRALKEVLVVDSGKPCNYQTPYSHNFLTQDGEIPAIIAGMGKNEVNVYNTVTFTDDYAVKGVKTEDLFKIETASGEKYAAKKLIFATGIKDIMPDIPGFSESWGISVLHCPYCHGYEVRNEKTGILGNGDYAYELSKMIINWTKDLTIYTNGKSTLTFEQVQKLKSHHIQIVEKEIKKLDHIDGHIQNIVFNDDTVLPLTALYSPRPFIQHCSIPEALGCEVTEDGYLKVNGFQETSIYGIYASGDNTTRMRTVANAVAMGTTAGMAASKKLILEQF; encoded by the coding sequence ATGAAAACAAAGACGAAACAATTTGATGTAATTATCATTGGCGGAAGCTACTCAGGGCTTGCAGCAGCGATGGCATTAGGAAGGGCTCTGAAAGAAGTTCTGGTAGTCGACAGCGGTAAACCATGTAATTATCAAACTCCCTATTCTCATAATTTTTTAACTCAGGATGGTGAAATTCCGGCAATTATTGCAGGAATGGGCAAAAATGAGGTAAATGTATATAATACTGTAACTTTTACAGATGATTATGCAGTAAAAGGAGTAAAAACAGAAGATCTATTTAAGATAGAAACAGCCTCCGGAGAAAAGTATGCCGCTAAAAAACTAATTTTCGCCACAGGAATTAAAGACATAATGCCTGATATTCCTGGATTTTCAGAAAGTTGGGGAATTTCGGTGCTGCATTGTCCCTACTGTCATGGATATGAAGTACGTAATGAAAAAACAGGTATTCTAGGCAATGGTGATTATGCTTATGAACTTTCAAAAATGATCATTAATTGGACAAAAGATTTAACAATCTACACGAATGGAAAATCAACTTTAACCTTTGAACAAGTTCAAAAATTGAAATCTCACCACATACAGATTGTTGAAAAGGAAATCAAAAAACTTGATCATATCGACGGGCATATTCAAAATATTGTCTTTAATGACGATACGGTTTTACCACTTACCGCATTGTATTCTCCCCGTCCATTTATCCAACATTGCTCAATACCGGAAGCCCTAGGATGTGAAGTTACTGAAGATGGATATTTAAAAGTAAATGGATTCCAAGAAACATCTATTTATGGTATTTACGCTTCAGGCGATAATACTACCCGCATGAGAACCGTTGCCAATGCCGTTGCAATGGGTACTACTGCTGGAATGGCAGCCAGCAAAAAATTGATATTAGAACAATTCTAA
- a CDS encoding DUF5694 domain-containing protein, with translation MKTTIILFFKLLLLFVATVISAQTKQKEVLTLGTFHFAFHNRDVKKVDQNDQIDVLDKKYQDEIHTIVQKILKFRPTIIAVEVDPALQPTIDSLYQCYLEGNYELNREEYQQIGFRTAKKLNLKKIYCVNDWGHYYKNIDSLLANDANVRKKFNEFFYKNPDTSLIHYSKDIFKTKGIIAQLKELNNPKNLKKDLGNYLVGTFKYETESNHSFGVDFTTGWWFNRNLKIFRNIQKINTNTSDKILVIYGAGHMNLLNIFFNSSPEYKLQRINKYLK, from the coding sequence ATGAAAACAACCATCATCTTATTTTTTAAATTGCTATTACTATTTGTAGCAACGGTTATATCTGCTCAGACAAAGCAAAAAGAAGTTCTGACCCTAGGAACATTCCATTTTGCGTTCCATAATCGGGATGTGAAGAAAGTCGATCAAAATGACCAGATAGATGTTCTTGATAAAAAGTATCAGGATGAAATTCATACAATAGTACAAAAGATTTTAAAATTTAGACCCACCATTATTGCAGTTGAAGTAGATCCTGCATTACAACCTACAATAGATTCGTTATACCAATGCTATCTGGAAGGCAATTACGAACTTAACCGTGAAGAGTACCAACAAATTGGTTTTAGAACTGCCAAAAAATTAAATTTAAAAAAAATCTACTGTGTTAACGATTGGGGACATTACTACAAAAACATCGATAGTCTTTTGGCTAATGATGCAAACGTACGAAAAAAATTCAATGAATTCTTTTATAAAAATCCTGATACGTCACTTATTCATTATTCAAAGGATATTTTTAAGACCAAAGGTATAATTGCTCAACTTAAGGAACTCAATAATCCGAAGAACTTAAAAAAGGATTTGGGTAATTATTTAGTAGGTACGTTTAAATACGAAACGGAAAGCAATCATTCATTTGGTGTAGATTTTACAACAGGTTGGTGGTTCAACAGGAATCTGAAAATTTTCCGTAACATCCAAAAAATAAATACTAATACATCGGATAAAATCCTAGTCATCTATGGTGCTGGGCATATGAATCTACTAAATATTTTCTTTAATTCTTCACCTGAGTATAAGTTGCAAAGAATAAATAAATATCTAAAATAA
- a CDS encoding helix-turn-helix domain-containing protein: MKDIPVRNINQQDEPQLSSSYSIRDIAPLLAENDMVQELHRHDFFYILIIKKGSGEHEIDFTHYNIQEHTVFVMRPGQVHRLSLKIKGTGYLIQFKTDFLYSHNSASQNHLTKLIQYNRYQLEPGGFTKIENIVLNALKEYSEKEKGYQEVLKANLSIFLIELLRQRQDKVTTPVASTPYIQEKLEQFLELIETNITTHKQVSQYADWLYLSPYQLSTITKSLLNKTPSEVINDSIILEAKRQLLATSNQISQIAYNLGYEDPSYFTRFFKKHTTVSPEMYRQNFR; encoded by the coding sequence ATGAAGGATATCCCTGTTAGAAATATTAATCAACAAGATGAGCCACAACTTTCCAGTAGTTATTCTATTAGGGATATCGCACCGTTGCTTGCCGAGAATGATATGGTGCAAGAACTCCACAGGCACGACTTCTTTTATATTTTAATAATAAAGAAAGGATCTGGTGAACATGAGATAGATTTCACCCATTATAATATACAAGAACATACAGTTTTTGTCATGCGCCCCGGACAGGTACACCGTCTTAGTTTGAAAATAAAAGGAACAGGCTATCTTATTCAGTTCAAAACTGATTTTCTGTATTCACACAATAGTGCCTCACAAAATCATTTGACAAAACTGATACAATACAACAGGTATCAACTCGAACCAGGAGGGTTTACAAAAATTGAGAACATCGTATTAAATGCATTGAAGGAATACTCCGAAAAAGAAAAAGGATATCAGGAAGTCCTGAAAGCCAACCTGAGCATATTTCTGATCGAACTGCTTCGACAAAGACAGGATAAAGTAACAACACCAGTTGCAAGTACTCCATACATACAGGAAAAATTAGAGCAATTTCTAGAGTTGATTGAGACAAATATTACCACACATAAGCAAGTGTCGCAGTATGCTGATTGGCTCTATCTATCTCCCTATCAATTAAGTACAATCACTAAATCCCTATTAAATAAAACCCCATCCGAAGTTATTAACGACTCTATTATTCTTGAAGCTAAACGTCAACTATTAGCCACATCCAACCAGATCAGTCAGATTGCATATAACCTGGGCTATGAGGACCCTTCCTACTTTACCCGTTTTTTTAAAAAACATACAACAGTATCTCCCGAAATGTACAGGCAGAACTTCAGATAA
- a CDS encoding Crp/Fnr family transcriptional regulator, with amino-acid sequence MNIYEILDPDFKKEIAESRDLKLFPAGTVILDIDSYVNYIPLVMSGSVKVVRTEEDGREILLYYLTPGESCISSILSGLTQDTSKVKAVVEEDAEILMLSLIKAKEWLTKYPEWSTFVFELYHKRFEDLVTMVNSIAFQKVDARILYLLNQKSQLYKSKELNVTHQQLADELGITREAVSRVLKQIETDGKIKLSRNKITLL; translated from the coding sequence ATGAATATTTATGAAATATTAGATCCGGATTTCAAGAAGGAAATTGCAGAGAGTAGAGATTTAAAATTGTTCCCTGCAGGTACAGTTATTTTAGATATCGATTCCTATGTAAATTATATTCCTCTTGTTATGTCAGGGAGTGTTAAAGTAGTACGTACGGAGGAAGATGGAAGAGAAATTCTACTTTATTATCTGACTCCCGGAGAAAGCTGCATTTCATCTATACTTTCAGGATTGACTCAAGATACTTCTAAAGTTAAGGCTGTGGTAGAGGAAGATGCGGAAATCCTGATGTTGTCTTTGATCAAGGCAAAGGAATGGCTTACAAAATATCCTGAATGGTCTACATTTGTTTTTGAACTTTACCATAAAAGATTTGAAGACCTCGTAACGATGGTCAACTCAATAGCTTTTCAAAAAGTAGATGCAAGGATTCTATATTTACTGAATCAAAAATCCCAGTTATACAAGTCCAAGGAACTTAATGTAACCCATCAGCAGTTAGCAGATGAGCTTGGAATTACGAGGGAAGCTGTGAGCCGTGTTCTGAAACAGATTGAGACGGACGGTAAAATAAAACTTTCCCGGAACAAAATTACCCTATTGTAA
- a CDS encoding rhodanese-like domain-containing protein encodes MLDAIKNLFGMDKTDYADLVKQGAVIVDVRSKSEYAGGHIKGSLNIPVDQLDKNLSKLSKDKTIITCCASGMRSASAKSILQNHGYKNVHNGGGWMSLNNKI; translated from the coding sequence ATGTTAGATGCAATAAAAAACCTTTTCGGGATGGATAAAACTGATTATGCAGATCTTGTGAAGCAAGGTGCGGTGATTGTGGATGTAAGAAGTAAAAGCGAATATGCGGGCGGGCACATTAAAGGTTCCCTGAATATTCCTGTAGACCAGCTGGATAAAAATCTGTCAAAACTAAGTAAAGATAAAACCATTATCACCTGTTGTGCTTCAGGAATGAGGAGTGCCTCAGCAAAAAGCATTCTGCAGAATCATGGTTACAAAAATGTTCATAATGGCGGTGGATGGATGAGTTTAAACAACAAAATTTAA
- a CDS encoding OsmC family protein, with product MEVHYYTVNVEWKDNRKGEMSSPELSQNIEVATPPQFLKGIEGVWSPEHLFTAAVNSCLMTTFLAIAENSKLEFSDFQCKSKGKLEQVEGKFLMTEVILEPVVTIKNESEREKAERVLQKSEANCLISNSVKSKIIMIPQIKVI from the coding sequence ATGGAAGTACATTATTATACTGTAAATGTTGAATGGAAAGATAACCGTAAAGGTGAAATGTCTTCTCCCGAACTTTCACAGAATATAGAAGTGGCAACTCCGCCTCAATTTCTTAAAGGGATAGAAGGCGTTTGGTCTCCGGAACATCTTTTCACAGCAGCAGTAAACAGCTGCCTGATGACTACATTTCTGGCCATAGCAGAAAACTCAAAGCTAGAATTTTCAGATTTTCAGTGCAAATCCAAAGGAAAGCTTGAGCAGGTAGAAGGTAAATTCCTGATGACTGAAGTAATTCTGGAACCTGTTGTTACCATTAAAAACGAATCCGAAAGAGAAAAGGCAGAAAGGGTTCTTCAGAAATCCGAAGCTAATTGTTTGATATCCAATTCTGTGAAATCAAAGATAATAATGATTCCACAAATAAAAGTGATATAG